One stretch of Jiangella gansuensis DSM 44835 DNA includes these proteins:
- a CDS encoding metal ABC transporter permease, which yields MSFLDYDFMQRALIAAVLTGLAAPAVGTYLVQRRLALVGDGIGHVALTGVAVGLLTGWAPAWTSVVVAIAGALTIDIVRARGKASADVALAMLFYGGIAGGVLLTGLAGSTAATLNTYLFGSITTVSGDDLWVVAVLAVVVIALAVGLAPQLFAICQDEEFARVTGLPVRLYSMLIAVMAAVTVSVAMRTVGLLLVSALMVVPVATSQQLTRSFRTTFSLALVLGLVPSVAGVIFSYYVDVAPGASIVVASLAGFVLAWPLGTALRRRRNASPAAAAEDPRVTGAHVPAGTHPHRHDPDCGHPTVEHGNHTDYLHDGHLHAAHGRHYDEH from the coding sequence ATGAGCTTCCTCGATTACGACTTCATGCAGCGCGCGCTGATCGCCGCGGTGCTGACCGGCCTGGCCGCGCCCGCCGTCGGCACCTACCTGGTGCAGCGGCGGCTGGCGCTCGTGGGCGACGGCATCGGGCACGTCGCGCTGACCGGCGTCGCTGTCGGCCTGCTGACCGGCTGGGCGCCGGCATGGACGTCCGTCGTCGTCGCCATCGCCGGCGCACTCACCATCGACATCGTCCGGGCCCGCGGCAAGGCCTCCGCCGACGTCGCCCTGGCCATGTTGTTCTACGGCGGCATCGCCGGCGGCGTGCTGCTCACCGGGCTGGCCGGCAGTACGGCCGCCACCCTGAACACGTACCTGTTCGGCTCCATCACGACGGTGTCCGGTGACGACCTGTGGGTGGTCGCCGTGCTGGCCGTCGTGGTCATCGCACTGGCCGTCGGGCTGGCGCCGCAGCTGTTCGCGATCTGCCAGGACGAGGAGTTCGCGCGGGTCACCGGCCTGCCGGTGCGCCTGTACAGCATGCTGATCGCGGTGATGGCCGCGGTCACCGTCAGCGTCGCGATGCGGACGGTCGGGCTGCTGCTTGTCAGCGCGCTGATGGTGGTGCCGGTGGCGACGTCGCAGCAGCTCACCCGCAGTTTCCGCACCACGTTCTCGCTGGCGCTGGTGCTCGGGCTGGTGCCGTCCGTGGCCGGCGTCATCTTCTCGTACTACGTCGACGTCGCACCGGGCGCGAGCATCGTGGTGGCCTCGCTGGCCGGGTTCGTGCTGGCCTGGCCCCTCGGCACGGCCCTGCGGCGACGGCGCAACGCCTCGCCCGCGGCGGCGGCCGAGGACCCCCGCGTCACCGGTGCTCATGTACCGGCCGGCACACATCCGCACCGGCACGACCCGGACTGCGGCCACCCCACCGTCGAACACGGCAACCACACCGACTACCTGCACGACGGCCACCTGCATGCCGCGCACGGGCGCCACTACGACGAGCACTGA
- a CDS encoding metal ABC transporter ATP-binding protein, which translates to MRSPVVDVRGLRVELDERPVLHGVDVRVSEGEVVTLLGANGSGKSTLVRAIVGLVRPAAGDIELFGSPLGSFRHWRRIGYVPQRTTAAAGVPATVREVVAAGRLAHRRLFQPSRRTDRDAIDHAIELVGLSELAGRSVDTLSGGQQQRVLIARAAASEPDLMVLDEPNAGVDQRSQEAFARALRTFVASGRTVLLVLHEMGPLAPLVDRGVILDGGRVVHDGPLPAPAMTLTGPPDHHDYGDNDEAGRLFG; encoded by the coding sequence ATGAGATCACCCGTCGTCGACGTCCGCGGCTTGCGCGTGGAGCTCGACGAGCGCCCGGTGCTGCACGGCGTCGACGTCCGCGTCAGCGAGGGCGAGGTCGTGACGCTGCTGGGTGCCAACGGGTCGGGCAAGTCGACCCTGGTGCGCGCCATCGTCGGCCTGGTGCGACCGGCGGCCGGCGACATCGAGCTGTTCGGGTCGCCACTCGGGTCGTTCCGCCACTGGCGGCGCATCGGCTACGTGCCGCAGCGCACCACCGCCGCGGCCGGCGTTCCGGCCACCGTGCGTGAGGTCGTCGCCGCCGGTCGGCTGGCGCACCGACGGCTGTTCCAGCCGTCCCGGCGAACCGACCGCGACGCCATCGACCACGCCATCGAACTGGTCGGGCTGTCCGAGCTGGCCGGCCGAAGCGTCGACACGCTCTCCGGCGGTCAACAGCAGCGGGTGCTCATCGCCCGCGCCGCGGCCAGCGAGCCGGACCTGATGGTCCTCGACGAGCCGAACGCCGGCGTCGACCAGCGCAGCCAGGAAGCGTTCGCCCGCGCGTTGCGGACCTTCGTCGCCTCGGGCCGCACGGTACTGCTCGTGCTGCACGAGATGGGCCCGCTGGCCCCGCTGGTCGACCGTGGCGTCATCCTCGACGGCGGCCGGGTCGTGCACGACGGCCCGCTGCCGGCGCCTGCCATGACACTCACCGGGCCACCCGACCATCACGACTACGGCGACAACGACGAAGCTGGGCGGCTGTTCGGATGA